Proteins from a single region of Abyssalbus ytuae:
- a CDS encoding glycoside hydrolase family 108 protein: MANFYSYLPLLLQAEGGYQKHPSDTGNYNSLNQLVGTNYGISAPVYEKWIGYPPSEKDMKNMSKNIAIEIYKAWYWNAVSASSINNQSVANILVDHAVNAGAGSAGKIVQKILVYDFDKKITIDGAIGPQTIKAINSVNPELLHKHILKARENFYENIGGVFKDGWLKRLKKFVYEKKNVLGVGLFAVSLIAFLIYNSNGRS; this comes from the coding sequence ATGGCTAATTTTTATTCATATCTGCCTTTATTACTGCAGGCCGAGGGGGGCTATCAAAAACATCCTTCGGACACTGGTAATTATAACTCATTAAACCAGTTGGTGGGTACTAATTATGGTATTTCCGCACCTGTGTATGAAAAATGGATTGGTTACCCTCCAAGTGAAAAGGATATGAAAAATATGTCTAAAAATATAGCTATTGAAATATATAAAGCCTGGTACTGGAATGCTGTAAGTGCCAGCTCTATTAATAATCAAAGTGTTGCAAACATATTAGTTGACCATGCAGTTAATGCCGGTGCAGGTAGTGCCGGTAAAATAGTGCAGAAAATACTTGTATATGATTTTGATAAAAAAATAACAATCGATGGTGCGATTGGACCGCAAACTATTAAAGCAATTAATTCCGTTAACCCTGAATTGTTGCATAAGCATATTTTAAAAGCCAGGGAAAATTTTTATGAAAATATTGGAGGTGTGTTTAAAGATGGATGGCTGAAAAGATTAAAAAAATTTGTTTATGAAAAAAAAAACGTTCTTGGAGTAGGTTTATTTGCAGTTTCTTTAATCGCTTTCCTAATATATAATTCGAATGGTAGGAGTTAA
- a CDS encoding carboxypeptidase-like regulatory domain-containing protein has protein sequence MKKKSLFQKQMFATGMGCPVDDPWSNYGGSCSNKSLASVTSRVVSKSDNMPLPGANIYLQSDPTKGVATNQEGIFNMDAIPSNGKIVISYIGFKPMVIDSTSVPAVIYLEEDIQTLDDVIVTATKPDNLKKLGWIALGTLVVFALARKKDKKKEVKAKV, from the coding sequence ATGAAAAAGAAATCATTATTTCAAAAACAAATGTTTGCAACGGGTATGGGATGCCCTGTTGATGATCCATGGAGTAATTACGGCGGGTCCTGCTCAAATAAGTCTTTGGCATCTGTTACAAGCCGTGTTGTATCAAAATCAGACAATATGCCGTTACCCGGTGCAAATATCTATTTACAAAGTGATCCGACAAAAGGAGTAGCCACCAACCAGGAGGGTATTTTTAATATGGATGCCATTCCAAGCAATGGTAAAATAGTGATTTCCTATATAGGTTTCAAGCCTATGGTGATCGATTCAACAAGTGTTCCCGCAGTGATTTACCTGGAAGAGGATATTCAAACACTTGATGATGTAATTGTTACAGCAACAAAACCTGACAACCTGAAAAAATTAGGATGGATAGCATTAGGCACATTGGTTGTGTTTGCTTTGGCAAGAAAAAAAGACAAAAAAAAAGAGGTAAAAGCTAAAGTATAA